In one Thioclava sp. ES.031 genomic region, the following are encoded:
- a CDS encoding phosphatidylglycerophosphatase A, with protein MLRAINTVGFVGLLKPAPGTWGSLVAVLIGWAIEHWLGFIPLVIATIAVTALGFWSVRAQLGDSEDDPSEIVIDEVAGQWVALLFPAFGFWQRGLSTGVDLHMVWPGPVAAFLLFRLFDIWKPWLVGRADRRHDATGVMLDDIWAGVFAGIVSIILAGLYHIVFLGMMG; from the coding sequence ATGCTGCGCGCCATCAACACGGTCGGATTTGTCGGCTTGCTGAAACCCGCGCCGGGCACCTGGGGCTCGCTGGTCGCGGTGCTGATCGGCTGGGCGATCGAGCATTGGCTGGGCTTCATCCCGCTGGTGATCGCCACCATTGCGGTCACCGCGCTTGGCTTCTGGTCGGTGCGCGCGCAGCTGGGCGACAGCGAAGACGACCCCTCCGAGATCGTGATCGACGAGGTGGCGGGCCAATGGGTGGCGCTCCTATTCCCGGCCTTCGGCTTCTGGCAGCGAGGTCTCTCCACCGGGGTCGATCTACATATGGTCTGGCCCGGCCCGGTCGCGGCGTTCCTGCTGTTTCGGCTGTTCGACATCTGGAAGCCGTGGCTCGTGGGTCGCGCCGATCGCCGCCATGACGCGACGGGCGTGATGCTCGACGACATCTGGGCCGGGGTCTTCGCCGGGATCGTGTCGATCATCCTCGCAGGTCTCTACCACATCGTCTTTCTGGGCATGATGGGATGA
- a CDS encoding CinA family protein, which produces MSRASDVLDACKARGLMVATAESCTGGMVAAALTDIPGSSAVVERGFVTYTNDAKREMLGVSAESLDTHGAVSEPVAREMAEGALSHSHAQIAVAITGIAGPGGSVFKPEGRVCFGLAREGTESRVETVEFGALGRDKVREAARDHALALLLSAAQA; this is translated from the coding sequence ATGAGCCGCGCGTCGGACGTTCTCGATGCCTGCAAGGCGCGCGGCCTGATGGTCGCGACCGCTGAGAGCTGCACCGGCGGCATGGTCGCCGCAGCGCTCACCGATATTCCGGGATCCTCGGCGGTGGTGGAGCGCGGCTTCGTCACCTACACCAATGACGCCAAACGCGAGATGCTGGGCGTCAGCGCGGAAAGCCTCGACACCCATGGCGCGGTCTCGGAGCCTGTCGCGCGCGAGATGGCCGAGGGCGCGCTGAGCCACTCCCACGCCCAGATCGCGGTCGCGATCACCGGCATCGCGGGCCCCGGTGGATCGGTGTTCAAACCCGAGGGCCGCGTCTGTTTCGGCCTTGCCCGCGAGGGCACCGAAAGCCGGGTCGAGACGGTCGAATTCGGTGCGCTCGGCCGCGACAAGGTGCGCGAAGCGGCCCGCGATCACGCGCTCGCCCTGCTGTTGTCCGCGGCGCAAGCCTGA
- a CDS encoding ammonium transporter, translated as MNAADTAWIMVATALVLLMTLPGLALFYGGLVRARNVLSIFMQCFSIAALMSVLWLLFGYSIAFGDANGYWGGLGKFALLGITPDTLSGSIPEIVFFGFQMTFAIITPALIVGAFVERINYGFVMVFTGLWMLLIYAPVAHWIWGGGIMADGGIWGAVGTKDFAGGIVVHETAGLAALVLALMIGPRAKRTTPPHNPGMVAMGAGLLWVGWFGFNGGSELAADGVAGMAITVTHISAAAASLSWALWERIKFGRASMVGLVTGTIAGLASITPASGFVGPIEALVIGFAAGIICQEFVVLIREKLHVDDSLDVFAVHGVGGIFGTIMIAVFGHGSFVAQLGALAVVGVFTVAGSWVLAMLVRLVFPLRVSDEHETNGLDLSTHGERAYDMNS; from the coding sequence ATGAACGCGGCCGATACCGCGTGGATCATGGTGGCGACGGCGCTGGTTTTGCTGATGACGCTGCCGGGGCTGGCGCTGTTTTACGGCGGGCTCGTGCGGGCGCGCAACGTGCTGTCGATCTTCATGCAGTGTTTCTCGATCGCGGCGCTGATGAGCGTGCTGTGGCTGCTGTTCGGCTATTCGATCGCCTTCGGGGACGCCAATGGCTATTGGGGCGGTTTGGGTAAATTCGCGCTGCTGGGCATCACGCCCGATACGCTGTCGGGCTCAATCCCCGAGATCGTCTTCTTCGGCTTCCAGATGACCTTCGCGATCATCACCCCCGCGCTGATCGTCGGCGCCTTCGTGGAGCGGATCAACTACGGCTTCGTGATGGTCTTCACCGGCCTTTGGATGCTGCTGATCTACGCGCCCGTCGCGCATTGGATCTGGGGCGGCGGTATCATGGCTGATGGCGGCATCTGGGGCGCGGTCGGCACCAAGGATTTCGCGGGCGGCATCGTGGTGCACGAAACCGCGGGTCTCGCGGCCCTCGTGCTGGCGCTGATGATCGGCCCGCGCGCCAAGCGCACCACGCCGCCGCATAACCCGGGCATGGTCGCGATGGGCGCAGGGCTCCTGTGGGTCGGCTGGTTCGGCTTCAACGGCGGTTCGGAGCTGGCCGCCGATGGTGTGGCCGGCATGGCGATCACCGTCACCCATATCTCCGCCGCCGCCGCCTCGCTCAGCTGGGCGCTGTGGGAGCGCATCAAGTTCGGCCGCGCCTCGATGGTGGGCCTCGTGACCGGCACGATCGCGGGTCTGGCCTCGATCACCCCGGCCTCGGGCTTCGTGGGTCCGATCGAAGCGCTGGTGATCGGCTTCGCCGCCGGGATCATCTGTCAGGAATTCGTCGTGCTGATCCGCGAGAAGCTGCATGTCGACGACAGCCTCGACGTCTTCGCAGTCCACGGCGTGGGCGGCATCTTCGGCACGATCATGATCGCGGTCTTCGGCCATGGCTCCTTTGTCGCGCAGCTTGGCGCGCTGGCCGTGGTCGGCGTCTTCACCGTCGCGGGCAGCTGGGTTCTGGCGATGCTGGTGCGGCTCGTCTTCCCGCTGCGGGTGAGCGACGAGCACGAGACCAACGGGCTGGACCTGTCCACCCATGGCGAGCGTGCCTATGACATGAACTCCTGA
- a CDS encoding type II toxin-antitoxin system RatA family toxin gives MPKHHENRVMPYSAQQIYDLVADVGSYPKFLPWNSAARVRSREERPDGSILMLADLVISFKVFREKFGSRVVLHPDEHHIETEYLDGPFKYMHSHWRMSDRDDGSCEVDFHVDFEFKNAILQGVIGVVFNEAMQRIVRAFEKRAEELYGPKG, from the coding sequence GCGCGCAACAGATCTACGATCTGGTGGCCGATGTGGGGAGCTATCCGAAATTCCTGCCGTGGAATTCGGCAGCCCGCGTGCGCTCGCGCGAGGAACGCCCGGACGGCTCGATCCTGATGCTGGCCGATCTGGTGATCTCGTTCAAAGTGTTCCGCGAGAAGTTCGGCTCGCGCGTGGTGCTGCATCCCGATGAGCATCACATCGAGACCGAATATCTCGACGGGCCGTTCAAATACATGCACAGCCATTGGCGGATGAGCGATCGCGACGACGGCTCCTGCGAGGTCGATTTCCATGTCGATTTCGAGTTCAAGAACGCGATCCTGCAGGGCGTGATCGGGGTCGTCTTCAACGAGGCGATGCAGCGGATCGTGCGCGCCTTCGAGAAACGCGCCGAGGAATTGTACGGGCCGAAGGGCTGA